A single genomic interval of Solimonas sp. K1W22B-7 harbors:
- a CDS encoding OsmC family protein, whose translation MKARIKWAEKATFIAESGSGHAVVVDGPPDIGGRNLGPRPMELLLMGVGACSTVDVIYILQKARQTVTDCWCELDSKRAETDPKVFTDIHLHFVVTGRNLAENHVKRAVELSAEKYCSASIMLKKGGVNVSYDYEIRAAE comes from the coding sequence GTGAAAGCACGCATCAAGTGGGCCGAAAAGGCCACGTTCATCGCCGAAAGCGGCAGCGGACACGCGGTTGTCGTCGACGGTCCGCCCGATATCGGCGGCCGCAACCTGGGCCCCCGGCCCATGGAATTGCTGCTGATGGGGGTGGGCGCCTGCTCCACCGTGGATGTGATCTACATCCTGCAGAAAGCGCGCCAGACCGTGACCGACTGCTGGTGCGAGCTGGACAGCAAGCGCGCCGAGACCGACCCGAAGGTTTTTACGGACATTCACCTGCATTTCGTGGTGACGGGCCGGAATCTGGCCGAAAACCACGTCAAGAGGGCCGTGGAACTGTCCGCCGAGAAGTATTGCTCGGCCTCCATCATGCTCAAGAAGGGTGGGGTCAACGTCAGCTACGACTACGAGATCCGTGCGGCGGAATGA
- the trpC gene encoding indole-3-glycerol phosphate synthase TrpC, producing MADILERILEVKKDEIRDLKRRYSLSALEDLAGAADRVRGFGASLRSVVASGRAGVIAEIKKASPSKGVIRADFNPAWIAGEYAAHGAACLSVLTDERFFQGHNDFLVAARKAVALPAIRKDFLVDPLQVIEARAIGADAILLIAACLSVTQMRELYSLAQSLGLDVLVEIHDGMELDQVLSAQLAGPVLLGINNRNLRTFETRLDTTLDLLPRLPKDYEVVTESGIAAPDDVKRMRDADVNRFLIGESLMRQPSPGKALAALLA from the coding sequence ATGGCCGACATCCTCGAACGTATTCTCGAAGTCAAGAAAGACGAAATCCGCGATCTCAAGCGGCGCTACTCGCTGTCCGCGCTGGAAGACCTGGCGGGTGCCGCCGATCGCGTGCGCGGTTTTGGTGCATCCCTGCGCTCTGTTGTTGCATCCGGCCGCGCCGGTGTCATCGCCGAGATCAAGAAGGCCTCGCCCAGCAAGGGCGTGATCCGCGCCGACTTCAACCCGGCCTGGATCGCCGGCGAGTACGCCGCCCATGGCGCCGCCTGCCTGTCGGTGCTGACCGATGAGCGCTTCTTCCAGGGGCACAACGACTTTCTCGTCGCCGCCCGCAAGGCGGTGGCACTGCCGGCGATCCGCAAGGACTTCCTGGTCGATCCGCTGCAGGTCATCGAGGCCCGTGCGATCGGCGCCGACGCCATCCTGCTGATCGCCGCCTGCCTGTCGGTGACGCAGATGCGCGAGCTCTACAGCCTGGCGCAGTCGCTGGGCCTGGACGTCCTCGTGGAGATCCACGACGGCATGGAGCTGGACCAGGTGCTGTCGGCGCAGCTCGCCGGCCCGGTGCTGCTGGGCATCAACAACCGCAACCTGCGGACCTTCGAGACCCGCCTGGACACGACGCTGGACCTGTTGCCGCGCCTGCCCAAGGACTACGAGGTGGTCACCGAGAGCGGGATTGCGGCGCCGGATGACGTGAAGCGCATGCGCGACGCCGACGTGAACCGCTTCCTGATCGGCGAGTCGCTGATGCGCCAGCCGAGCCCGGGCAAGGCGCTGGCGGCGCTGCTGGCCTGA
- the trpE gene encoding anthranilate synthase component I has protein sequence MSPTYNRIALTRELPGDLDTAVGVYLKLAHKPYSYLLESVHGGDQWGRYSFIGLPCREVLKVRGHHVLVERDGRMIEEAEVADPIDFVRQYQRRVRLQPRELPLRFSGGLVGYFGYDCVRYFEPRLDRPKPDPLGTPDILLMLSDEVIVFDNLRATMTLVVHADPASKEDLERGERRLDEIAAKLSEPLALPRAPYHSSPAKPLAFTSGFSEERFCAAVERVKDYIAAGDCMQVVPSQRLSAPFKADPARLYRAIRRLNPSPYMYCMDLGDHHVVGSSPEILVRVQDGTATVRPIAGTRKRGATPEEDHALEQELLADPKEIAEHLMLIDLGRNDVGRVSQTGSVKLTDKMVIERYSHVMHIVSNVTGQLKPGVDALDALAATFPAGTLSGAPKVRAMEIIQELEPVKRGIYGGAVGYLGWDGNMDTAIAIRTAVIKDGQVHVQAGAGVVADSVPASEWTETMTKARAMMNAAAEASS, from the coding sequence ATGTCTCCAACCTACAACCGCATCGCGCTGACGCGCGAACTGCCGGGCGATCTCGACACCGCCGTCGGGGTCTATCTCAAGCTTGCCCACAAGCCCTATTCCTACCTGCTGGAATCCGTCCATGGCGGCGACCAGTGGGGCCGCTACAGCTTCATCGGCCTGCCCTGCCGCGAGGTGCTGAAGGTGCGCGGCCACCACGTGCTGGTGGAGCGCGACGGCCGCATGATCGAGGAGGCCGAGGTGGCCGACCCGATCGACTTCGTGCGCCAGTACCAGCGCCGCGTGCGCCTGCAGCCGCGCGAGCTGCCGCTGCGCTTCAGCGGCGGCCTGGTGGGCTACTTCGGCTACGACTGCGTGCGCTACTTCGAGCCGCGCCTGGACCGGCCCAAGCCGGATCCGCTGGGTACGCCGGACATCCTGCTGATGCTGTCGGACGAGGTCATCGTGTTCGACAACCTGCGCGCGACCATGACCCTGGTGGTGCACGCCGACCCGGCCTCGAAGGAAGACCTGGAGCGCGGCGAGCGCCGCCTGGACGAGATCGCCGCCAAGCTGTCCGAGCCCCTGGCCCTGCCGCGCGCGCCGTACCACAGCAGTCCCGCCAAGCCGCTGGCCTTCACCTCGGGCTTCAGCGAGGAGCGCTTCTGCGCCGCGGTGGAGCGGGTCAAGGACTACATCGCCGCCGGTGACTGCATGCAGGTGGTGCCTTCGCAGCGCCTGTCGGCACCGTTCAAGGCCGACCCGGCGCGTCTCTACCGCGCCATCCGCCGCCTCAATCCCTCGCCCTACATGTACTGCATGGACCTGGGTGATCACCATGTCGTCGGTTCCAGCCCGGAGATCCTGGTGCGGGTGCAGGACGGCACCGCGACCGTGCGTCCCATCGCCGGCACGCGCAAGCGCGGCGCCACGCCGGAGGAGGACCACGCCCTGGAGCAGGAGCTGCTGGCCGATCCCAAGGAGATCGCCGAGCACCTGATGCTGATCGACCTGGGCCGCAACGACGTCGGCCGCGTGTCCCAGACCGGCAGCGTCAAGCTGACCGACAAGATGGTGATCGAGCGCTACAGCCACGTGATGCACATCGTCAGCAACGTCACCGGCCAGCTCAAGCCCGGCGTCGATGCGCTCGACGCGCTGGCCGCGACCTTTCCGGCCGGCACCCTGTCGGGTGCGCCCAAGGTGCGGGCGATGGAGATCATCCAGGAGCTGGAGCCGGTCAAGCGCGGCATCTACGGCGGCGCCGTGGGCTATCTCGGCTGGGACGGCAACATGGATACGGCGATCGCGATCCGAACCGCGGTGATCAAGGACGGCCAGGTCCACGTACAGGCCGGCGCCGGTGTCGTTGCCGACTCGGTGCCTGCGTCCGAGTGGACCGAAACCATGACCAAGGCCCGGGCGATGATGAATGCCGCGGCGGAGGCCTCGTCATGA
- the nadD gene encoding nicotinate-nucleotide adenylyltransferase yields the protein MFGGAFAPFHHGHLRLAIEARERLGLEQVRLVPTAFPAHRPASRVSPQRRLEWLRLGLRREHGLVADDCEIRRGGASYTVDTLAGLRAENPDTPLVLLMGADAFAHLHCWNRWPQLLELAHLVVIARADVPLEPPPETLSVLAGRETDDAALLHQSVAGRWLRLDVPVLDISSTRIRRLLKLGQSLRGLVPDAILNSLTAADTAALTQDDDAKTH from the coding sequence ATCTTCGGCGGCGCTTTCGCGCCCTTCCACCATGGCCACCTGCGCCTGGCGATCGAGGCGCGCGAGCGCCTGGGCCTGGAGCAGGTGCGCCTGGTGCCCACCGCCTTCCCGGCACATCGCCCGGCCTCGCGGGTGTCGCCGCAGCGGCGCCTGGAATGGCTGCGCCTGGGCCTGCGCCGCGAGCACGGACTGGTCGCCGACGACTGCGAAATCCGCCGCGGCGGTGCCTCCTACACCGTCGATACCCTGGCCGGGCTGCGCGCCGAAAACCCGGATACGCCGCTGGTGCTGCTGATGGGTGCCGATGCCTTTGCCCACCTGCATTGCTGGAACCGCTGGCCGCAGCTGCTGGAGCTGGCGCACCTGGTGGTGATCGCTCGCGCCGATGTGCCGCTGGAGCCGCCACCGGAAACGCTGTCGGTGCTGGCGGGCCGCGAGACCGACGATGCGGCCCTGCTGCACCAGTCCGTGGCCGGCCGCTGGTTGCGCCTGGACGTGCCGGTGCTGGATATTTCCTCCACGCGCATCCGGCGCCTGCTCAAGCTGGGGCAGTCGCTGCGGGGCCTGGTGCCCGATGCCATACTCAATTCGCTTACCGCCGCCGATACCGCGGCGCTGACACAGGATGACGATGCCAAAACCCACTAA
- a CDS encoding anthranilate synthase component II, producing MIVMIDNYDSFTYNLVQYFGELGADVVVHRNDQITVDEVAALKPSHIILSPGPCTPNEAGICLELIDRLKGQFPILGVCLGHQSIGQAFGGVVKRAREVMHGKVSPIHHADTGMFHGLPSPYTATRYHSLIVEESTLPKELEVTAWTQKADGSRDEIMGLRHRTLPIEGVQFHPESILTEHGHQLLKNFLEAHK from the coding sequence ATGATCGTCATGATCGACAACTACGACAGCTTCACCTACAACCTCGTGCAGTACTTCGGGGAGCTGGGTGCGGACGTCGTCGTGCATCGCAACGACCAGATCACGGTGGACGAGGTGGCGGCGCTCAAGCCCAGCCATATCATCCTCTCGCCCGGCCCCTGCACGCCGAACGAGGCGGGCATCTGCCTGGAGCTGATCGACCGTCTCAAGGGGCAGTTCCCGATCCTGGGCGTGTGCCTGGGCCACCAGTCCATCGGCCAGGCCTTCGGCGGCGTGGTGAAGCGTGCCCGCGAGGTCATGCACGGCAAGGTCAGCCCGATCCATCATGCCGATACCGGCATGTTCCACGGCCTGCCTTCGCCCTACACGGCCACCCGTTACCACTCGCTGATCGTCGAGGAATCGACGCTGCCGAAGGAACTGGAAGTGACGGCCTGGACGCAGAAGGCCGATGGCAGCCGCGACGAGATCATGGGCCTGCGCCACCGGACGCTGCCGATCGAGGGTGTGCAGTTCCACCCGGAGTCGATCCTGACCGAGCACGGCCACCAGCTGCTGAAGAATTTCCTGGAGGCTCACAAGTGA
- the coq7 gene encoding 2-polyprenyl-3-methyl-6-methoxy-1,4-benzoquinone monooxygenase codes for MSRDYTPADRLLSRLGQGLALLAPKTAQRSNPADRLPEAELQDEQRRHTAGLMRVNHAGEIAAQALYHGQAFVARDGKVRDHLLAAAHEEQDHLQWCEERLRELGSSPSRLQPLWYAGSFAIGAAAGLAGDRWSLGFVEETEKQVSEHLDEHLRELPEADQRSRAILKTMRDDEARHASEAQEAGARPLPYPVRELMRKVAGFMKKGAYRF; via the coding sequence ATGAGCCGCGACTACACCCCCGCCGACCGCCTGCTGAGCCGCCTGGGCCAGGGCCTGGCCCTGCTGGCGCCGAAGACGGCGCAGCGCAGCAACCCCGCCGACCGCCTGCCGGAGGCCGAACTGCAGGACGAGCAGCGCCGCCACACCGCCGGGCTGATGCGCGTCAACCATGCCGGCGAGATCGCCGCCCAGGCCCTGTACCACGGCCAGGCCTTCGTCGCCCGCGACGGCAAGGTCCGCGACCACCTGCTGGCCGCCGCCCACGAGGAGCAGGACCACCTGCAGTGGTGCGAGGAGCGCCTGCGCGAGCTGGGCTCCTCCCCCAGCCGCCTGCAGCCGCTGTGGTACGCCGGCTCCTTCGCCATCGGCGCCGCCGCCGGCCTGGCCGGCGACCGCTGGAGCCTGGGCTTCGTCGAGGAGACCGAGAAGCAGGTCTCCGAGCATCTCGACGAGCACCTGCGCGAACTGCCGGAAGCCGACCAGCGCAGCCGCGCGATCCTCAAGACCATGCGCGACGACGAGGCCCGCCACGCCAGCGAAGCGCAGGAAGCCGGCGCCCGCCCCCTGCCCTACCCGGTGCGCGAGCTGATGCGCAAGGTGGCGGGCTTCATGAAGAAGGGCGCTTACAGGTTCTGA
- the rlmH gene encoding 23S rRNA (pseudouridine(1915)-N(3))-methyltransferase RlmH, with product MKIHLIAVGTRMPGWVETAYEDYAGRMPRECRIQLVEIAVAERGKNADIARLKQAEGEKILKAIPRDSAVIALDENGEALSSKEWSRDMKAWLGSGRDTCLLIGGPDGHAPEVLQRADRRWSLSRLTLPHSMVRVMVAEQLYRAWTLLGNHPYHRA from the coding sequence GTGAAGATCCACCTGATCGCGGTCGGCACGCGCATGCCCGGCTGGGTGGAGACCGCCTACGAGGACTACGCCGGCCGCATGCCGCGCGAATGCCGCATCCAGCTGGTCGAGATTGCCGTGGCCGAGCGCGGCAAGAACGCCGACATCGCCCGCCTCAAGCAGGCCGAGGGCGAGAAGATCCTCAAGGCGATCCCGCGCGACTCGGCGGTGATCGCGCTGGACGAGAACGGCGAAGCCCTGTCGAGCAAGGAATGGTCGCGCGACATGAAGGCCTGGCTGGGCTCCGGCCGCGACACCTGCCTGCTGATCGGCGGCCCCGACGGCCACGCGCCGGAGGTGCTGCAGCGCGCCGACCGCCGCTGGTCGCTGTCGCGCCTGACGCTGCCGCACAGCATGGTGCGGGTGATGGTGGCCGAGCAGCTCTATCGGGCCTGGACCCTGCTCGGCAATCACCCGTATCACCGGGCCTGA
- the crp gene encoding cAMP-activated global transcriptional regulator CRP, producing MLDKPAVQAFVAQAHKKSFPPKHTLIHAGDEPQSLYYILEGSVSIMLEDTDGREIVLAYLNPGDFFGEMCLFPEQQTRTAIVRTRSPTLVAEIGYHAFRGFVRQYPEIMFEVAGQLSERLRDTSRRLGDLAFLDVAGRLAHALLDLSKNPDALPHARGVMVKVSRQELARIVGCSREMAGRVLKKLEEDGMVASQGRSILILGIKRPGS from the coding sequence ATGCTGGACAAGCCGGCCGTACAGGCCTTCGTCGCGCAGGCGCATAAAAAGAGTTTTCCGCCGAAGCACACGCTGATCCACGCCGGGGACGAACCGCAGTCCCTGTACTACATCCTCGAAGGCTCGGTCAGCATCATGCTGGAGGACACGGACGGCCGGGAGATCGTGCTGGCCTACCTCAACCCCGGCGACTTCTTCGGCGAGATGTGCCTGTTCCCGGAGCAGCAGACCCGCACCGCCATCGTGCGCACCCGCAGCCCCACCCTGGTGGCGGAAATCGGCTACCACGCCTTCCGCGGCTTCGTACGCCAGTACCCGGAAATCATGTTCGAGGTCGCCGGCCAGCTGTCCGAGCGCCTGCGCGACACCAGCCGCCGCCTCGGCGACCTGGCCTTCCTCGACGTCGCCGGCCGCCTCGCCCACGCCCTGCTGGACCTGAGCAAGAACCCCGACGCGCTGCCGCATGCCCGTGGCGTGATGGTCAAGGTCAGCCGCCAGGAACTGGCGCGCATCGTCGGCTGCTCGCGCGAAATGGCCGGCCGCGTGCTCAAGAAGCTGGAAGAAGACGGCATGGTCGCCTCCCAGGGCCGCAGCATCCTGATCCTGGGGATCAAGAGGCCGGGCAGCTAG
- the rsfS gene encoding ribosome silencing factor, which produces MPKPTKLVQIAKNALEDLKGFDIKVLDVAHLTTVTDWMIVCTGTSTRHVKSLADNVADEARASGHRPLGLEGADGSDWVLVDLGSVVVHVMQAQARIHYQLEKLWDIAPPEEPAEAKPKKKAAAKPKTAAKPAAKKPAAKKAPAKKAAVKKSAPAKKAAAKKPAAKKTGAVAKKAPARKPAKR; this is translated from the coding sequence ATGCCAAAACCCACTAAGCTCGTGCAGATCGCCAAGAATGCCCTCGAGGATCTCAAGGGCTTCGACATCAAGGTTCTCGATGTCGCCCACCTCACCACGGTGACGGACTGGATGATCGTCTGCACCGGCACCTCCACCCGCCACGTCAAATCGCTGGCCGACAACGTCGCCGACGAGGCGCGTGCGTCCGGCCACCGCCCGCTGGGCCTGGAAGGCGCGGACGGCAGCGACTGGGTGCTGGTGGACCTGGGCAGCGTGGTGGTGCACGTGATGCAGGCGCAGGCGCGCATCCACTACCAGCTGGAAAAGCTCTGGGACATCGCTCCGCCGGAAGAGCCCGCGGAAGCCAAGCCGAAGAAGAAGGCCGCGGCCAAGCCCAAGACAGCAGCCAAGCCGGCGGCGAAGAAGCCCGCCGCGAAGAAGGCCCCGGCAAAGAAGGCCGCCGTGAAGAAGTCCGCCCCGGCGAAGAAGGCCGCAGCAAAGAAGCCGGCCGCGAAGAAGACCGGCGCGGTGGCGAAGAAAGCCCCGGCGCGCAAGCCCGCCAAGCGCTGA
- a CDS encoding glutamate-5-semialdehyde dehydrogenase, translated as MSPSANTKAKAAKVDDIAAYMREKGAKARAASRALARADTGAKNACLFALAEILLAESKAILEANAADMREGRSRKLDDALLDRLELNPDRVAAMADGVRQVANLPDPVGELSDLKQRPSGIQVGRMRAPLGVVGIIYESRPNVTADAAALCLKSGNAAILRGGSEALQSNLAIARCIERALVETGLPREAVQVLDITDRRTVTEMVAMPEFIDVIIPRGGKGLVAAVAEAARVPVIKHLDGICHVYIDADADLEKAVAVAVNAKTQRYGTCNTMETLLVDVAIAERVLPTLGEIYAEAGVEIRGCERTRRILTDARPATEEDWRTEYLAPILSVRVVDSLDQAIDHIETYGSHHTDAIVTENYSKVRRFLREVDSSSVMVNASTRFADGYEYGLGAEIGISTDKFHARGPVGLEGLTSLKWVVLGDGSVR; from the coding sequence ATGAGTCCCTCAGCAAACACCAAGGCAAAAGCGGCCAAAGTCGACGATATTGCCGCCTACATGCGCGAAAAAGGCGCCAAAGCCCGCGCTGCCAGCCGTGCGCTGGCGCGTGCCGACACCGGCGCCAAGAACGCCTGCCTGTTCGCGCTGGCCGAAATCCTGCTGGCCGAGTCCAAGGCGATCCTCGAAGCCAACGCTGCCGACATGCGCGAGGGCCGCTCGCGCAAGCTCGACGACGCGCTGCTGGACCGCCTGGAACTGAACCCCGACCGCGTTGCCGCCATGGCCGACGGCGTGCGCCAGGTCGCCAACCTGCCGGACCCGGTGGGTGAGTTGAGCGATCTCAAGCAGCGTCCCTCCGGCATCCAGGTCGGCCGCATGCGCGCGCCGCTGGGCGTGGTCGGCATCATCTACGAGTCGCGTCCCAACGTGACCGCCGACGCCGCCGCCCTGTGCCTGAAGTCCGGCAATGCCGCGATCCTGCGCGGCGGCTCCGAGGCGCTGCAGTCCAACCTGGCGATCGCCCGCTGCATCGAGCGCGCGCTGGTCGAAACCGGCCTGCCGCGCGAGGCGGTGCAGGTACTCGACATCACCGACCGCCGCACCGTCACCGAGATGGTGGCGATGCCGGAGTTCATCGACGTCATCATCCCGCGCGGCGGCAAGGGCCTGGTCGCGGCCGTGGCCGAGGCCGCGCGCGTGCCGGTGATCAAGCACCTGGACGGCATCTGCCACGTCTACATCGACGCCGACGCCGACCTGGAGAAGGCGGTGGCGGTGGCGGTCAACGCCAAGACCCAGCGCTACGGCACCTGCAACACCATGGAGACCCTGCTGGTCGACGTGGCGATCGCCGAGCGCGTGCTGCCGACCCTGGGCGAGATCTACGCCGAGGCCGGCGTGGAGATCCGCGGCTGCGAGCGCACCCGCCGCATCCTCACCGACGCCCGCCCGGCGACCGAGGAAGACTGGCGCACGGAATACCTGGCGCCGATCCTGTCGGTGCGCGTGGTCGACAGTCTCGACCAGGCCATCGACCACATCGAGACCTACGGCTCGCACCACACCGACGCCATCGTCACCGAGAACTACAGCAAGGTGCGCCGCTTCCTGCGGGAAGTGGACTCCAGTTCCGTGATGGTCAATGCCTCGACCCGCTTCGCCGACGGCTACGAGTACGGCCTGGGCGCGGAGATCGGCATCAGCACCGACAAGTTCCACGCCCGCGGCCCGGTCGGCCTGGAGGGCCTGACCTCGCTGAAGTGGGTGGTGCTGGGTGACGGTAGTGTGCGCTGA
- the holA gene encoding DNA polymerase III subunit delta, protein MADPHFPVFALRLTLNQLSTHLAQGLAPLYVVAGEEPLLMQESLDAIRAAARKAGFSEREVLDVERGFNWQQLADSCASMSLFASQRIVELNLPTGAPGVEGSKLMQQLIPQLSRDTLFILHSGPIEWRSRQGGWYQALENAGAALYFEPMKPAEFPGWLAGRAKAAKLQLDPDAMKLLVERTEGNLLAAAQDIEKLKLLFPGQAIGLEQLEQAVADSARYEAFDLNARALAGDGAGAVRSLERLREEGVAALEILGALVWSLRQLSKASMAFARSRDANAACYDAGIQKARAEPYIKALPRSRPGEIMEWLRLCARIDQGVKTGQEAAAWEDLLTLVLNISGTRKTEAV, encoded by the coding sequence ATGGCCGACCCTCATTTCCCGGTTTTCGCCTTGCGCCTGACCCTCAACCAGCTGTCCACGCATCTCGCCCAGGGGCTCGCGCCGCTGTACGTCGTGGCGGGCGAGGAGCCGCTGCTGATGCAGGAGTCGCTGGACGCGATCCGCGCCGCGGCGCGCAAGGCCGGCTTTTCCGAGCGCGAGGTGCTGGACGTCGAGCGCGGGTTCAACTGGCAGCAGCTGGCCGATTCCTGCGCCAGCATGTCGCTGTTCGCCAGCCAGCGCATCGTCGAGCTGAACCTGCCCACCGGCGCCCCGGGCGTGGAAGGCAGCAAGCTGATGCAGCAGCTGATCCCGCAGCTGTCGCGCGACACCCTGTTCATCCTGCACAGCGGTCCGATCGAGTGGCGCTCGCGCCAGGGCGGCTGGTACCAGGCCCTGGAGAACGCCGGCGCGGCGCTGTACTTCGAGCCGATGAAGCCGGCCGAATTCCCCGGCTGGCTGGCCGGCCGTGCCAAGGCCGCGAAGCTGCAGCTCGACCCCGACGCCATGAAGCTGCTGGTGGAACGCACCGAGGGCAACCTGCTGGCGGCAGCGCAAGACATCGAAAAGCTCAAGCTGCTGTTCCCGGGCCAGGCCATCGGCCTGGAGCAGCTGGAGCAGGCGGTGGCGGACAGCGCGCGCTACGAGGCCTTCGACCTCAACGCCCGTGCCCTGGCCGGCGATGGCGCCGGCGCGGTGCGCAGTCTGGAGCGCCTGCGCGAGGAAGGCGTGGCGGCGCTGGAAATCCTCGGTGCCCTGGTCTGGAGCCTGCGCCAGCTGTCCAAGGCCTCGATGGCCTTTGCCCGCTCGCGTGATGCCAATGCCGCCTGCTACGACGCCGGTATCCAGAAGGCCCGCGCCGAGCCCTACATCAAGGCCCTGCCGCGCAGCCGGCCGGGCGAGATCATGGAGTGGCTGCGCCTCTGCGCGCGCATCGATCAGGGCGTGAAGACCGGGCAGGAAGCGGCGGCCTGGGAAGACTTGCTAACATTGGTGCTCAACATCAGTGGCACCCGGAAAACCGAAGCCGTATGA
- the trpD gene encoding anthranilate phosphoribosyltransferase produces MSITPQEALQRLIEHREIFPDEMVDLMRQVMRGEVSPVMTAAILTGLRVKKETVGEIAAAAQVMREFALKVEVAPHPHFVDIVGTGGDGAHTFNISTASIFVAAAAGARVAKHGNRSVSSKSGSADVLEALGAVIELQPAQVAACIERCGIGFMFAPIHHPAMKAVGPVRKEMGVRTVFNILGPLTNPAGAPNMLMGVFHPDLVGIQVRALQKLGVQRALVVWGKDNLDEITLGAGTLVGELIDGQVREYEIHPEDFGLAMASTRQLRVADAQESKARLLEALDNRDGVARDIVALNAGAALYAANLVGSIHDGIAKARHAIASGAARARLDEFVATTRSIAGK; encoded by the coding sequence GTGAGCATCACCCCGCAGGAGGCGCTGCAGCGCCTGATCGAGCATCGCGAGATATTCCCGGACGAGATGGTCGACCTGATGCGTCAGGTCATGCGCGGCGAGGTGTCGCCGGTCATGACCGCGGCCATCCTCACCGGCCTGCGCGTGAAGAAGGAAACCGTCGGCGAGATCGCCGCCGCCGCGCAGGTGATGCGCGAGTTCGCGCTCAAGGTCGAGGTGGCGCCGCATCCGCATTTCGTCGACATCGTCGGCACCGGCGGCGACGGCGCGCATACCTTCAACATTTCCACCGCCTCGATCTTCGTGGCGGCGGCGGCCGGCGCGCGCGTGGCCAAGCACGGCAACCGCAGCGTCTCCTCCAAGTCCGGCTCCGCCGACGTGCTGGAGGCCCTGGGCGCGGTGATCGAGCTGCAGCCGGCGCAGGTCGCCGCGTGCATCGAGCGCTGCGGCATCGGCTTCATGTTCGCGCCGATCCACCACCCGGCGATGAAGGCGGTGGGTCCGGTGCGCAAGGAAATGGGCGTGCGCACGGTGTTCAACATCCTCGGCCCGCTGACCAACCCGGCCGGCGCGCCGAACATGCTGATGGGCGTGTTCCACCCCGATCTCGTCGGCATCCAGGTGCGGGCGCTGCAGAAGCTCGGCGTGCAGCGTGCCCTGGTGGTCTGGGGCAAGGACAACCTCGACGAAATCACCCTGGGCGCCGGCACCCTGGTGGGCGAGCTGATCGACGGCCAGGTGCGCGAGTACGAGATCCACCCGGAGGACTTCGGCCTGGCCATGGCCTCCACCCGCCAGCTGCGCGTCGCCGATGCGCAGGAGTCCAAGGCGCGGCTGCTGGAGGCGCTGGACAACCGGGATGGCGTCGCCCGCGACATCGTCGCGCTCAACGCCGGCGCCGCGCTCTACGCCGCCAACCTCGTCGGCAGCATCCACGACGGCATCGCCAAGGCGCGCCACGCGATCGCCAGCGGCGCGGCCCGCGCCCGGCTGGACGAGTTCGTGGCCACCACCCGCAGCATCGCAGGCAAGTAA
- the speD gene encoding adenosylmethionine decarboxylase, whose translation MAKARTKPTNNPKLKLLGFNNLTKSLSFNIYDICYARSREHQQEYIEYIDEAYNAERLTHILTEVANIIGANILNVARQDYDPQGASVTMLISEGHLDGLPTPGKPAPGKAKGKKDSVVAHLDKSHITVHTYPETHPDNGISTFRADIDVSTCGKISPLKALNYLIKSFESDIVVMDYRVRGFTRNVRGMKHFIDHQVDSIQNFIAPDLGDKYQMVDVNVYQEYIFHTKMRLKEMDLENYLFGEGVSELPPREARRIRDRVNHEIMEIFYGKNIQR comes from the coding sequence TTGGCCAAGGCTAGAACCAAACCCACCAACAACCCGAAGCTGAAGCTGCTGGGTTTCAACAACCTGACCAAGTCGCTGTCGTTCAACATCTACGACATCTGTTATGCCCGTTCGCGCGAGCACCAGCAGGAATACATCGAGTACATCGACGAGGCCTATAACGCCGAGCGCCTCACCCATATCCTGACCGAGGTCGCCAACATCATCGGCGCCAACATCCTCAACGTCGCCCGCCAGGACTACGATCCGCAGGGTGCCTCGGTGACGATGCTGATCTCGGAAGGCCACCTCGACGGCCTGCCGACCCCCGGCAAGCCGGCCCCGGGCAAGGCCAAGGGCAAGAAGGATTCGGTGGTCGCGCACCTCGACAAGTCGCACATCACGGTCCACACCTACCCGGAAACCCACCCGGACAACGGCATCTCGACCTTCCGCGCCGACATCGACGTGTCCACCTGCGGCAAGATTTCGCCGCTGAAGGCCCTGAACTACCTGATCAAGTCCTTCGAGTCCGACATCGTGGTGATGGACTACCGCGTGCGCGGCTTCACCCGCAACGTGCGCGGCATGAAGCACTTCATCGACCACCAGGTGGACTCGATCCAGAACTTCATCGCGCCGGACCTGGGCGACAAGTACCAGATGGTCGACGTGAACGTGTACCAGGAATACATCTTCCACACCAAGATGCGCCTGAAGGAAATGGACCTGGAGAACTACCTCTTCGGCGAGGGCGTTTCCGAGCTGCCGCCGCGCGAAGCGCGCCGCATCCGCGATCGCGTCAACCACGAGATCATGGAAATCTTCTACGGCAAGAACATCCAGCGCTGA